The genomic segment GGGCATGGCCGTGCGGAATTCGGCAAAGGCAAGGTGCGTGCGAAGCTTGACGTTATAGCTGCAGCCGAACCACGTCATGATGAGAAACAGGAACGGCGGCAGCGTGGTCGACCAAGGCGCCTGTTGAGACAGTACGAAGCGGCGAAAGACCTCGACAAAGATGATGCCGCCGATGGCGAGGTAGGAGACGACCATCACGGTCGACTCGAAATTGCGCTCGAACCACGGGCTCACCCGGTACACGATCAGGATCAGAACCGCCGCTGCCAGCATCGCGACCAGGCCCATCGGCCAGATTGCCGGGTTGCGCATTGCCTCGCTCAGCATCCATGAATCGCCTGCGGCGAGGGCGCTCAGAATTTCTCCCGCCCCATCGAACAAGCCGGACATCCCTGTTCCTCCCTTTGGGCTGTCATTAGTCTCCGCGGTCTTTTGCGCCGCGTGAGGTACGCCGGGCCGCCCGTTATTCGAGCGGCCCGGATCTAAGCTTTACGGTAGCAACTTATGCCGAACGCCACCAGCGCCGCGGCTCGACGTTCTCGGGCTTGGTATCCTGCGGGATCTGCCGCGCCACGTCGTAGATCTCCTGGTAGGTGTCGAGGCCGCCGGCCCAGTTGTTGAGACGCTCGCGCCACTGCGCCCAGGGCTCGGGGTTGAACTCGGGCGAGCACATTTCCTCGGCCATCTTGATCTGGTCTTCCGGAAGGAAGGCCGGGCGCACGTTGTCGCGCACGAAGATGGTGTCGGGCAATTGAGGATCCGAGAAGCCGACGGTCTTGACCAGCGCAGCCTCGTTCGCCGCCTGCACATGGGCCTGTGCCCAGTACGAGGATTCCATGATAGCGTCCTGCAAGTGCGGCTCCATCTCGTCGAAGACCTTCGCCGACATCGAGGTATGTTCGGTGCCGCAGAAGAACTTCAAGTCGACCGACTGGCTGACCACCGGCGACATGTTGGCATAGGCCACGGCCGAGGCCCAAGTCTCCGCACCATCGATCAGGCCTTGCTTGAGCCCGTCGAGCGTCTCCTCCCACGCGACAGGCACCGGGTTGAGGTTCAGAAGCTGCATCGCGATGCGGCCCAACTGCGTACCGGTCACCCGGTTCTTGGTGCCGAACAGTTCTTCAAGCTTGGTCACCGTAGGCTTGTCGGCGAACGACTGACCCATCTGAAGCCCGCGCAGCTCACAGTGGCTGAACAGGAATTTCAATCCGTGGCGCTTTTCCAGCGGCTCGCGCAGGAGCTTCATGGATTCCGGGCTGTAGAGGAAATGGTACTGCGATGCCCGGGTCGGGAACATGTAGGCGTAGTCGAGTACGTTAAGGTAGGGCGCGCCGCCCGCAGAGTTCTGGGTCGAGGCCGCGTACATGTCGACCACGCCCAGCTGGGTTTTCTCGACACAGGAGAGCTGGCCGCAGATCTGGTTGTCGCCGATGAATTCGACGCGGATTTCCCCCTCGGTGCGTTCTTCCAGGTCGCGGCAGAATTCCAGCGCGCCCATCCGTTCGATCAGCAGGTTCCGCGAGTTGAACCCCGAGGCGCCCATCTTGAGCGTGTGCTTGGGCTCGTTCTTGAATCGTTTTTCGTATGTGCTCTCTGCCGCTTTGGCCAGCGACGGCAGGCTGGCCGCCCCCGCGAACGCTCCCGCGCCCAACAGCACCGACGACATGCCGAACTGTCCCGATAAGCGGAACAGGTCCCGGCGGGTGATCCCGCTCAGGGCATTGGATACTTTCATGGTCTCCTCCCAAATCGTATTTTTTGATACTTGCAGTCTCAATATTGGTCGACCTATGTTCGATCTGGCAAGAAAAATCTTTTCGCTGCGTAATGTTTGGAAGAGGACGCCCGTAAATGCCCGAATTGTCAGCAGATTACGTGATCGTCGGCGCGGGCTCGGCGGGCTGCGTTCTGGCGAATCGTCTCTCCAAAGACCCTTCGATCAAGGTCGTGCTGATGGAGGCGGGCGGGCGAGACTGGAATCCCTGGATCCATATTCCGGTCGGTTATTTCAAGACGATGCACAACCCCTCGGTCGACTGGTGCTACCGAACGGAACCCGATCCAGGGCTCAACGGCCGCCGGCTCGACTGGCCCCGGGGCAAGGTGCTTGGCGGCTCATCCTCTCTGAACGGATTGCTCTATGTTCGCGGCCAACCGCAGGATTACGACCGCTGGCAGCAGATGGGGAACGCCGGCTGGGGGTGGGACCACGTGCTGCCCCTCTTCAAGCGCTCCGAGAACCAGGAGCGCGGAGCCGACGAGTTTCATGGTGACCAGGGCCCGCTTTCGGTGTCGAACATGCGGCTGCAACGGCCGATCTGCGATGCCTGGGTCGCCGCTGCGCAGGAGGCTGGCTACCCGTTCAACAGCGACTACAACGGCGCGGCGCAGGAAGGGGTGGGCTATTTCCAGCTTACGGCGCGCAACGGTCGCCGTTGTTCCGCCGCGGTTGCGTTTCTGAACCCGATCCGCAATCGCCCTAACCTGACAATCCTTACCCGCGCGCAGGCCAGCCGGATCTTGTTCGATGGTACCCGCGCCACCGGCGTTGCCTACCGCGACGGTGCCGGGACCGAGCAGATCGTGCGCGCCGGCGTCGAAGTCATCGTGTCATCGGGCGCCATCGGGTCGCCGCAGCTTCTCATGGTTTCCGGCATTGGTGAAGCCGCGCAGCTCAAGGAGCACGGGATAGACGTTCTTCGCGATCTCCCTGCCGTGGGCAAGAACATGCAGGACCATCTGCAGGCCCGGCTTGTCTTCAAATGCAACGAGCCCACGTTGAATGACGAGGTGCGCAGCCTGACCAACAAGGCCCGGATTGCGCTCAAATACGCCATGTTCCGATCTGGCCCGATGGCCATGGCCGCCAGCCTGGCAACCGGGTTCATGCGGACCGGCGATCATGTGGAGACCCCGGATATCCAGTTTCACGTCCAGCCCTGGTCTGCGGACAGTCCGGGGGCGGGTGTTCATCCGTTTTCCGCCTTCACCATGTCCGTCTGCCAGTTGCGGCCAGAAAGTCGCGGCGAAATTCGGCTGGCGAGTGCCGATCCGTCGACGCACCCGAGAATCCACCCGAATTATCTGTCGACCGAAGCCGACTGCCGCACGATCGTCGAAGGCATCAACATTGCCCGGCGCATTGCCCGATGCGAACCGCTCAGCCACAAGATTTCCGAAGAGTTTCGTCCGGACGACACGCTCGACATGGACGATTACGAGGGCACGCTCGACTGGGCGCGCAATAACTCGACGACGATCTATCACCCCACCGGCACCTGTAAGATGGGCCTTGGCAGCGATGCCGTCGTCGATTCACGCTTGCGGGTTCATGGCATCGCCGGGCTTCGTGTCGCCGATTGTTCGATCATGCCGGAAATCGTGTCCGGCAACACGAACGCACCAGCCATCATGATTGGCGAAAAAGCCTCCGATATGATCCTGGACGACCGCAAGCAGGGTATCGCTTCGGCTTGACCCCCGGCTTCGCGATCACCCCTCCAGTTCGCTGATCTGGTATTCCGCCCGGTCCAGCCAGTCGGGGGAGATCTCCACGCCCCAGCCCGGTGCATCCGTCACCGTCACCTGGCCCCCTGACACCTCGTAAGGGTCATTCAGGTACAGTCCGTACTGCCAAGGATAGTAATCCTCCTCCTCGATCGAAAACTCGAGGTATTTCCCGGCGTTGGGGATCGCCCGCAGCAGGTGCATCGTGAACAAAGTGACCAGCGACATGTTCGCAGCATGAGGCGTCACCGGCATCCCCGCCGCCTCGGCCATTCGAGCCACCCGTAGCGTCCGGGCGATACCGCCGAGGTAAAGCACATCCGGCTGCAGCACGTCGACGATCCGTCCGTCTATCATGCCTTTCCAGTTGGCCATCATGCAATCCTGCTCGCCGCCGCAGACATCGATTTCCAGCGCATCCGTGACCTGCTTGGTTTGCTCGAACTCCCAATAGGGGCAGGGCTCTTCGTAGTGGGAAATTCCGTTATCCTGTAGCAACTTGCCGACTTCGATGGCTTTCGCCGGCGAATAGCAGGAATTGGCGTCGACAAGCAGCGCCGGCGCGTCGCCAAGGGCCTCCCGGATCGCTGGTACGATTTCTTCTGTTCGGCCCTCCCATTCATCCGTGTCGCGGCCGACCTCTGCGCCAATACGGAACTTGAAGGCGTCGAACCCGTGGGCGTCGCGCAGCCGAAGGAACCGCTCGGCTTCGTCCTTCGGCGTGATGTCCCGCTTCATCGACGAGGCATAGGCCCTGATCTCGCCGGGCGTCCCGCCGATCAGCTCGCAGACGGGTTTGCCCTCCTGTTTGCCGCGCATGTCCCAAATCGCCGTGTCGACCCCGCCCATCGCGCGACGCACGTAGGAGCCGGGAAATTTGTGTTCGCGGTCGCGCACGATGTCGAGCATCTCGTCGATATTGCCGCAATCCATCCCCAGCGCATGTGGGGCGACCTGCCGGTGCAGCACCTGTGCGGTGATATCTGCGCAATAGGGCGCAACCTGTCCCCAGCCTTCGGCCCCGTCTTCTGCGGTGGCCCGCACGAAACAAATAAAGCTGTCGGTGAATGTCTCGAGTTTTTTCAGTTTCATCGGGTCAGACCGGGCCTTGAGGGTATGTATCGGATTGCAGGCTGGATAATAATTGGCCGGTTCTGTATATCCATTTCGGCAAGTTGGTCAGACCAATTGGTTTGGAGACCCATGAAACACGCTGCCGGGGCGCTGCTATCGTCCATCCATATCGATCGCAATTCGCGCAAATCCGTCAGCGTGCAGCTTTACATGTCGCTTCGGGACATCTTGCTTACAGGGGGCCTTCCGCCCGGCGAGCGTTTGCCGGCGACCCGCACGCTGGCCAAGGAGGCGGGCGTCTCGCGGACCACGGTGATCGACGCCATCGACCGGCTGGTTTCGGAGGGCATGCTCGTGTCCCGCGTGGGCGCGGGCACCTTCGTCAGCGAAACGCTGGAACACCAGCGCCCGCCGGTCGCCCCGCCCGACGCCCCCCATACCGGCCCCAACCCGCGCTTGTCATATGCTATCAGCCACGCCGAAAAAAATTATGCCAATCGCACGTGGCTGCCGCACGAACCGCGTGCGTTCGTGACCGCCCTGCCGGCGCTCGACGCCTTTCCAATTGCGCACTGGTCACGCCTTTCCGCCCGCCATCTGCGCGGAGCGCGCAGCGATGTCATGGGCTACGGCCAACCCAAGGGGCTGGAAGCGCTGCGCCGCGCCATCGCCACCCATCTCAGCGCTCTCAAGGGGATACGATGCCATCACGAACAGATCTTCATTACCTGTGGCGCACAACACGCGTTTTCGCTGATCGGAAGGCTTCTGCTCAACCCGGGTGACAGGGTGTGGATGGAGAACCCCGGGGCCTCCGGCGCGCGGAACGCACTTTTGTCGGAAGGTGCGGAGCTTGTGCCTGTCGACGTGGATGAAGAGGGGTTGGTCGTCTCCGACGGCCTTGCCAAGGCCCCGCATTTCCGTCTTGCCTTCGTAACCCCCTCTCACCAGCAGCCTCTGGGGCATGTCATGTCTTTGACCCGGCGGTTCGAGCTTCTCCAGGCTGCCGAGGAGGCGCAGGCGCTTATCATCGAAGACGACTATGATGGCGAATTCTATTACGGCAGCGCTGCGCAGCCTGCCCTGCGCGGTACCGACAATTTCGGTCGTGTGCTCTATGTCGGCACGTTTTCGAAATCATTGTTCCCGTCACTTCGACTGGGCTTCGTGTTGGTCCCGGAACGGATGACGGATGTCTTCGACAAGATGTTCCAGTTCTGGGCCAGTGGCCCGCCGACGGCGACCCAGGCGATCGTGGCCGACTTCATGGATGAAGGTCATTTCGCCACGCATATCCGGCTGATGCGACGTCTTTACAAGGCGCGGCACGATGCGCTGGTTGAAGCGTCGCAATCGCTGCCGGACTGCGTTTCGCTTCAGCAAACCGCCAGCGGGTTTCATACCCCCGCCTTCATCACCGGCAACGTCGATGAGCAGGCACTCGTGGCCCAGGCTGCCGAAAAAGGCGTCACCCTTGCGCCGCTGTCGCGCTACTGCCTTGACCCAATCAGGGAAACCGGGCTTGTCTTTGGCTTCGGCAGCGTCGCGCCCGAAGATATCCATCGTGGCATCGAGGCAATTCGCGACCTGCCAGCCTGGCGTGGGAAATTGGTCTGACCAATTTGTCAAATTGGATATGAAGTAAGGGCCAATCGTGGCCTAGCGTTTTTGCTGATAACCCGCGCAAGGCGGCTCTCGCCCTATCTTTGCGTGCCTGGAGGAAGCCGATGGTCCGCACGACATCGCATGCACCGAACCATCAAGTCTACTGGCTCGACGATGTCGGGCCAGCGCCCGAATTTTCGGGCGACCTGCCCGCATCCACGGACGTGCTGATCGTCGGCTCCGGTTATACCGGCCTGAATGCGGCCATCGAAACGGCTAGGGGCGGGCGGTCGACGCTCGTGCTCGACGCTGATGACCCCGGATATGGCTGCAGCACCCGAAACGGCGGGCAGATCAGTACCAGCATCAAACCAACTCTGGAAAAGCTCACGGCGAAATTCGGCGAGCAGAAGGCCCGCGCTATCCGCGGCGAGGGGAGTTCTGCACTATCGTGGATCGAGGATTTCGTGCGCGGTGAAGAGATAGATTGCGACTTCCGCAACGTGGGCCGGTTTCATGCCGCCCATACGCCTGAGAGCTACGAGACCCTCGCCCGAGACACCGAAAAGCTCCGGTCACAGGAGGGCATCGAGAGCTTTGTCGTTCCGCGCGACGAGCAGAAGAAGGAGCTGGGCACGAATACCTATCATGGCGGCGTCGTCTTTACGAAGCATTGCTCGTTGCATCCCGCCAAGTACCATCGCGGCCTGCTCCGAATTGCGGACGAGGCAGGCGCCCGGATCCTCGGGAACTGCCGTGTCACCGCCATTGAGCGCACGGTTAAGGGCTTCAACGTCATCACGGAGAAGGGGCGGGTCGAAGCACGTGACGTTATCGTTGCCACCAACGGCTACACCACGAACCTAACCCCCTGGCAGCAACGCCGGGTGATCCCCATTGGCAGTTACATCATCGCGACCGAAGAACTGCCCGAAGCACTGGTGGACGAGTTGTTCCCGACCGACCGGATCGCCAGCGATACCTTCAAGGTGCTGTATTATTATCGTGCTTCCCCCGATCGCAGGCGCATCCTCTTCGGGGGGCGCGTCTCGGCGGCCGAGACCGACCCGAAGATCAGCGGCCCGCTGCTCTACGAAAGCATGTGCCGCATTTTCCCGCAGCTGAAAGGCCGTGAGGTCACCCATTCATGGGCCGGCACAGTTGCCTACAGTTTCGATGAACTTCCGCATGCGGGAACTCATGACGGCGTTCACTACGCGATGGGCTATTGCGGCTCGGGTGTTTCGATGGCCAGCTACCTTGGCATGCGCACCGGACAAAAGGTTCTGGGCAAAGCCGAAGGCAAGACCGCCTTCGAAGATCTGCCGTTTCCTACGCGCCCCCTCTACACCGGCAAACCCTGGTTTCTGCCCGCAGCGGTTGCCTGGTACAGGTGGATGGACACCCGTCAATATCGGAGGGCCGTGAACGGCTGACAAGAGATTTTCGCCGGTGCGCGCCGAGCCTGCGAAAGACAAAAACAACCGGCAAAGGCCGCCTCGAACGCGGCAGATCAATATCTGACAGGAGGACCAAAAATGAAACGTTCAATCGCCGCGCCCCTCGCGGTTTCGCTGCTGGCAACGACCAGCGCGTTCGCCCAGGACAAGGAAATCACCGTGGCCTCATGGGGCGGGTCGTATCAGGAAGCGCAGAGCAAGGCGCTTTTCGAGCCCGCGTCCGAGGCGATGGGCATCACCGTGAAACAGGAAACCTATGGCGGCATGGCTGATGTGCGCCTTCAGGTCTCTACCGGTCAGGTCACCTATGACCTCGTGGCCAGCGGGTCGGGGTCGGCCGCACGTGCCGGGGCGGAAGGCCTTCTGGAACCGCTCGACTACGACGTGATCGACGTGTCGAACTTCTACGAGTCGCTCTATTCCGAATATTGCGTCGGTGGCGACGTGTTCTCGGTCGTGGCAGCGTGGAACACCGACACCTATGGCGAGGATGGCCCGCAAAGCTGGGCGGATTTCTTCGACACCGAGAAGTTTCCCGGCACCCGGGCCTATCGCAACACCGTTTCCGGCGCGCTCGAACCAGCCCTGATGGCGGACGGCGTCGCGCCCGAGGATGTCTACGAGGTCCTCTCCTCCGAGGAAGGCATCGAGCGCGCGCTCGACAAGATCCGCGAGTTGCGCCCCAACATCGCGGTCTACTGGTCGTCAGGCGCGCAGCACGCGCAGCTGATGAAGGATGGCGAGGTCGACATGACCACTGGCTGGAACGGCCGTTTCGACAACGCGGCCAAGGATGGCGGCAAGGTCTCCTACACCTTCAACCAGGCGCTGCTCGACTATGACTGCTTCGCCATTCCAAAGGGCGCGCCGAACAAGGATCTCGCGATGGAATTCCTCGCCGAGATCTCGAAGCCGGAATACCAGGACGACCTGCCGAAGTACATCACCTATGGCCCGACCAACAAGGCAGCCTATGAGACCGGGGAAATCTCCGACGAGGTGGCCGCAAGCCTGCCGTCCTCTCCGGAAAACGCCGCCAAGCAGCTGCCGATCTCGCTTGAATGGTATGCCGAGTGGGAGCAGGTCGCTGCCGAGATGTACCAGGAAATGCTGACCGAGTAAGGGTTTCGCCGAAAACCCGAGTGACGGGCGCCGCAAGCGGCGCCCGTCCGCACCAGCCAACCCTAACTTCGAGGGGTAATCGCCTTGACGACCAAAGCCACGGAAGCACTCCCGATTTCGGTGCAGAACGTCACCAAGACCTACGGGCCCGTTAACGCGCTCGACGACGTCTCGCTCGAGGTGAAGAGCGGCGAGTTCCTTACGCTGCTCGGCCCGTCCGGCTCGGGCAAGACGACGCTGCTGATGGTTTTGGCAGGCTTCACGCGGCCCGACTGCGGCAGCCTTAAATTCGGCGATGACGAGGTGATCCGTAAACCGCCGCACCTGCGCGACGTGGGCATGACCTTCCAGAGCTACGCGCTTTTCCCGCACATGACCGTGGCGGGCAACGTGGGTTACCCTCTCCGCCTGCGCAAACGTCCAAAGGACGAAATCGCCGACCGCGTCGAACGCGCCCTCGAAACCGTCCAGCTTGGCGGCTACGGAGACCGGCGCATAGACCAGCTCTCCGGCGGCCAGAAACAGCGGGTGGCCGTGGCCCGCGCCATCGTGTTCGAGCCGCGAATCCTGTTGATGGACGAACCCCTATCGGCCCTCGACAAGAAGCTGCGCGACCAGATGCAGATCGAATTGCGCCACCTGCACGAACAGCTTGGCATGACGACCGTTTACGTCACACACGACCAGCGCGAGGCGCTGACAATGTCTGACCGCATCGCCGTGGTGAACCACGGACGTATCATGCAGCTTTCCACCCCGCGCGACCTTTATGAACGCCCGGCCAACCGCTTCGTGGCCGACTTCATCGGCGAATCCACCTTCCTGCCGGTCACTCGCGACGGCAAAGAGGTGCGCTATGGTGAAAAGGCCCTGCGATATAGCGGCGACTTGCCCGAGACGCCCGACCTCCAGCTTATGATCCGTCCCGAGCGTGTCCTGCTGTCAGAGGACGGTCCGGTGGAGGGTGCCAACAACTTCTCCGCCACCGCCAGCGATGTTGTCTACCAGGGCGACAGCTTCCTGCTACACGCCCGCCTTCAGGATGGTCAGCAGATCGTCATGCGCGGTGCGGTGCGCGGCAACCGGGCGACGTCGCTGCCCGCTGTCGGAGATCAGGTGACACTGACAATGGCCACCGAAGACACGGTACTCATCGACGGGCGCGAGGTGTAAGCATGTCAACCGCTGCCCTCCGCCCCAACGAATCTGGCCTGCGCACCGACGGCCGGCTTGAACGGCTCCGCCTCTTCGGGCTCAGCTCGCCGGCGATGCTGCTGATCCTCGTCATCCTTGTCATCCCCGTGGGCTGGCTTTTCTACGTGTCGTTCATCGGCGCCAATGGTGAATTCTCGCTCGAGAACTACGAGCGGATGATCCGTCGCAAGTCTTACGTCCGGATCTTCATCACCACTTTCCAGGTCAGCGTGCTGACCACCGGCCTCTGTATCCTGATCGGCTATCCGCTGGCCTATTTCATGTCGCAACTGCCCAACCGGCTGGCCAACCTTTGCCTGATCACGGTGCTCCTGCCGTTCTGGACCTCTTTGCTCGTACGCACCTATGCTTGGCTCGTGCTGCTTCAGAAACAGGGTCTGGTGAACCAGTGGGCCATATCGCTGGGCTTGTGGGAAGAGCCGCTCAAGATCGTGCATAACATGACGGGCACGCTGATCGGCATGGTGCATATCATGCTGCCTTTCCTGATCCTGCCGGTCTATGGTGCGATGAAGGCGATCGACCGTGATTACCTGAAAGCCGCATCGAACCTCGGAGCAAGCCCGCGCACTGCGTTCTGGACGGTGTTCTTTCCATTGACCACGCCGGGGCTGTTTGCAGGCTCGCTCATGGTGTTCATCCTTTGCCTTGGTTTCTTCGTGACCCCGGCTGTGCTGGGCGGCGGCAAGGTCATCATGGTTTCGATGAAGATCGTCTCAAACATCGAGCTTTTCGTGAACTGGGGGGCGGCCAGTGCCATGGGCGTGGTTCTTCTGGTGATGACGCTCGCGATCCTGTGGGTTGCCTCGCGTTTCCTCAAGCTCGAACAGATCACGTCGGGAGGTCACTGATGGCCAGTTGGTTCAAATCCCCCGCGACGGAAACGCAGGTCACCCATGGCCAACGCATCTGGCTCTACGTTTTCGCGGTCATCACCATGATCCTTCTGGTGACGCCGACGCTTATCGTCATCCCGATGTCCTTTTCCGACAGCCAGTATCTCGAATTTCCGCCGCAGGAATGGTCGTCGCGCTGGTACGACAATTTCTTCGGGTCGGAGGAGTGGATGCAGGCGGCCCGAACCTCGATCCAGACGGCAATCCTGACCATGCTGGTGGCCACGCCGGTGGGTGTGGCGGCGGCCTACGGGTTGCATACGTCGAACGTGCCCTTCGTGCGCATGGCCTTCGTGATGATGATCACGCCGATGATGGTGCCGCTCGTTCTGGTCGCCATCGGCGCCTTTTACGCCTATGTGCAACTCAACATTCTCTATACCGTCACCGGCCTTGTGATGGCGCATACCGTGCTTGCGCTTCCGCTGGTGGTCATCGTCACCGGCTCGGCGCTCAAGGGCTACGACATGAGCCAGGAACAGGCCGCCCGAAGCCTTGGCGCCCCACGCTGGATAGCCTTCTTCACCGTCACCCTGCCGCAGATCCGCTTTGCCGTCGTGACAAGCGCGCTCTTGGCTTTCCTCACCTCCTTCGACGAGGTGGTCGTGGCGATGTTCATCTCCGGCGGCGACAACCCGACGCTCACCCGCAACATGTTCAATGCCCTGCGCGACCAGATTGACCCGACCATCGCGGCGATCTCGACACTGATGATTTTCGTCACCACCGTGATGATGGTACTGGCGCAGGTGTTCGGCCAGCAGAAGAAGCCTTAAACGCAAATGACCAAACATCGGGCGGGGGCGGTCACCGTGTCCCTGCCCGTTTCGAATCCCAGATAACCGGAGGACCGGATGATCGACCTGAAGACCTTTGAGAATCTCGCCGGCCAGCCGGTCGGCGATTTTGCCGCCAAACCCACCACCCTGACCGAAGGGCAGGAAGAGGCCTCCAGCCTGCTCTGGACCTCGGAAGACGGCCGCACCAAGATCGGCGTCTGGGAGTGTACCCCAGGCCATTTCACTGCCGACCGTACAGCGGCGGGCGAGTATTGCCACATCATCTCGGGCCGGGCGACGGTCAGCGGTCCGGACGGCGAGGGCGAGACCCGCGATGTTGGCC from the Roseovarius indicus genome contains:
- a CDS encoding cupin domain-containing protein, coding for MIDLKTFENLAGQPVGDFAAKPTTLTEGQEEASSLLWTSEDGRTKIGVWECTPGHFTADRTAAGEYCHIISGRATVSGPDGEGETRDVGPGDLLVLPQGWTGKWVIHEHMRKLFVISASPDA
- a CDS encoding ABC transporter permease, whose protein sequence is MASWFKSPATETQVTHGQRIWLYVFAVITMILLVTPTLIVIPMSFSDSQYLEFPPQEWSSRWYDNFFGSEEWMQAARTSIQTAILTMLVATPVGVAAAYGLHTSNVPFVRMAFVMMITPMMVPLVLVAIGAFYAYVQLNILYTVTGLVMAHTVLALPLVVIVTGSALKGYDMSQEQAARSLGAPRWIAFFTVTLPQIRFAVVTSALLAFLTSFDEVVVAMFISGGDNPTLTRNMFNALRDQIDPTIAAISTLMIFVTTVMMVLAQVFGQQKKP
- a CDS encoding ABC transporter permease, with the protein product MSTAALRPNESGLRTDGRLERLRLFGLSSPAMLLILVILVIPVGWLFYVSFIGANGEFSLENYERMIRRKSYVRIFITTFQVSVLTTGLCILIGYPLAYFMSQLPNRLANLCLITVLLPFWTSLLVRTYAWLVLLQKQGLVNQWAISLGLWEEPLKIVHNMTGTLIGMVHIMLPFLILPVYGAMKAIDRDYLKAASNLGASPRTAFWTVFFPLTTPGLFAGSLMVFILCLGFFVTPAVLGGGKVIMVSMKIVSNIELFVNWGAASAMGVVLLVMTLAILWVASRFLKLEQITSGGH